A single region of the Bacteroides luhongzhouii genome encodes:
- a CDS encoding ABC transporter permease, whose product MPTLVWKLLRQHISIGQLAGFFLANLFGMMIVLLSVQFYKDVIPVFTEGDSFMKKDFIIATKKISTLGSFAGKSNTFSAEDIADLKKQPFTKTIGAFTPSQFKVSAGLGMQEAGIHLSTDMFFESVPDEFVDIKLDKWHFDESTHTIPIIIPRNYLNLYNFGFAQSRSLPKLSEGLMGLIQMDIMMRGNGRVEQYKGNIVGFSNRLNTILVPQSFMKWANENFAPNAEAQPARLIIEVSNPADSAIASYFQKKGYETEDGKLDAGKTTYFLRLIVGIVLGVGLFISILSFYILMLSIFLLLQKNTTKLESLLLIGYSPNKVALPYQLLTVGLNVIVLTLSIGLVSWLRSYYIDSIRLLFPQLETGSLWAAISMGVLLFIAVSVINILAVKRKVLSIWMHKS is encoded by the coding sequence ATGCCAACTCTTGTCTGGAAACTCCTCCGCCAACATATCAGTATCGGTCAACTAGCCGGTTTCTTTTTAGCCAATCTATTCGGCATGATGATTGTATTGCTTAGTGTGCAGTTTTATAAAGATGTCATTCCGGTATTCACCGAAGGAGACAGCTTTATGAAAAAGGATTTCATCATAGCTACAAAGAAAATCAGTACACTCGGTTCTTTTGCCGGAAAGAGTAATACGTTTTCTGCCGAAGATATTGCGGATTTGAAGAAACAACCGTTCACCAAAACAATAGGCGCCTTCACTCCTTCTCAATTCAAAGTATCGGCAGGGTTGGGCATGCAGGAAGCCGGTATTCATCTTTCCACAGATATGTTCTTTGAATCTGTTCCTGATGAGTTTGTCGACATCAAACTCGACAAATGGCACTTCGACGAAAGCACGCATACCATCCCCATTATTATTCCCCGCAACTATCTGAACCTTTATAACTTCGGCTTTGCACAGAGCCGCAGTCTCCCCAAGCTCTCGGAAGGACTAATGGGACTGATTCAAATGGATATTATGATGCGTGGAAACGGACGGGTGGAACAGTACAAAGGAAACATCGTCGGCTTCTCCAATCGTCTGAATACGATTCTTGTTCCCCAGTCTTTCATGAAATGGGCTAATGAGAATTTCGCACCGAATGCAGAAGCGCAGCCGGCGCGGTTGATTATCGAAGTGAGCAATCCGGCTGATTCAGCCATCGCCAGTTATTTTCAAAAGAAAGGATATGAAACGGAAGACGGCAAGCTGGATGCCGGAAAAACGACTTATTTCCTCCGTCTTATCGTAGGCATTGTATTGGGAGTAGGTTTATTTATCAGTATTCTTTCATTCTATATCCTGATGTTGAGCATTTTCTTGCTCTTGCAGAAAAATACGACTAAGCTGGAGAGTCTGTTATTAATCGGGTACAGTCCCAACAAGGTAGCATTGCCTTATCAGTTGCTCACGGTAGGACTGAATGTTATCGTACTCACATTATCCATCGGATTAGTCTCCTGGCTACGCAGTTACTACATAGACAGCATCCGATTGTTATTTCCACAACTGGAAACAGGATCATTATGGGCAGCTATCAGCATGGGCGTTCTATTATTCATCGCCGTATCGGTGATTAACATACTGGCAGTAAAAAGGAAAGTGCTTTCGATCTGGATGCACAAATCATAG
- a CDS encoding nucleoside permease: MSIKVRLIIMNFLQFFVWGSWLISLGGYMGRELHFEGGQIGAIFATMGIASLVMPGIIGIIADKWFNAERLYGLCHIAGAGCLFYASTVTGYDQMYWAMLLNLLVYMPTLSLANTVSYNALEQYKCDLIKDFPPIRVWGTIGFICAMWAVDLTGFKNSSAQLYVGGASALLLGLYSFTLPACRPAKSENKSWLSAFGLDALVLFKKKKMAIFFLFSMLLGAALQITNTYGDLFLSSFASIPEYAESFGVKHSVILLSISQMSETLFILAIPFFLRHFGIKQVMLISMFAWVFRFGLFGFGDPGSGLWMLILSMIVYGMAFDFFNISGSLFVEQEANSSIRASAQGLFFMMTNGLGAIIGGYASGAVVDAFSVYADGRLVSREWMDIWLIFAAYALVIGILFALVFKYKHQQESKTN, from the coding sequence ATGAGTATAAAAGTTCGTTTGATTATTATGAACTTCCTGCAATTCTTTGTATGGGGGTCCTGGTTAATATCATTAGGTGGCTATATGGGAAGAGAACTCCATTTCGAAGGAGGACAGATCGGAGCCATTTTCGCCACTATGGGGATTGCCTCTTTGGTAATGCCGGGTATTATCGGTATTATTGCCGATAAATGGTTTAATGCAGAACGTTTATACGGGCTTTGCCATATCGCAGGAGCCGGATGCCTCTTCTATGCTTCTACCGTAACAGGATATGACCAAATGTATTGGGCAATGTTACTCAACCTGTTGGTATATATGCCCACGCTATCCCTGGCTAACACAGTATCGTACAATGCACTGGAACAATATAAATGTGACCTGATTAAAGACTTCCCCCCTATCCGTGTATGGGGGACAATCGGTTTTATCTGTGCCATGTGGGCGGTCGACCTTACCGGATTTAAGAATTCAAGTGCACAGCTTTATGTAGGCGGCGCTTCCGCGTTACTGCTCGGGCTTTATTCTTTCACCCTCCCGGCTTGCCGACCGGCTAAATCAGAAAACAAATCATGGCTCTCCGCTTTCGGTCTGGATGCGCTGGTGTTATTCAAGAAAAAGAAGATGGCTATTTTCTTCCTTTTCTCCATGCTTTTAGGTGCGGCATTGCAGATTACAAATACTTACGGTGATCTTTTCCTTAGTAGCTTTGCCAGCATCCCCGAATATGCAGAATCATTCGGAGTGAAACATTCGGTAATCCTACTATCCATCTCACAAATGTCGGAAACACTGTTTATTCTCGCCATACCTTTCTTCCTGCGTCATTTCGGAATCAAACAGGTCATGCTGATCAGTATGTTTGCCTGGGTGTTCCGGTTTGGACTGTTCGGCTTCGGAGATCCGGGATCGGGACTATGGATGCTGATCCTTTCCATGATCGTTTATGGTATGGCCTTTGATTTCTTCAACATTTCCGGTTCGTTGTTTGTTGAACAGGAAGCCAATTCTTCTATCCGTGCCAGTGCACAGGGATTATTCTTTATGATGACCAACGGACTGGGAGCCATCATTGGTGGATATGCCAGCGGTGCGGTAGTTGACGCATTCTCTGTGTATGCTGACGGCAGACTGGTGAGTCGCGAATGGATGGACATCTGGCTGATATTCGCAGCTTATGCCCTGGTGATCGGCATTCTGTTTGCCTTGGTATTCAAGTATAAACACCAGCAGGAGAGTAAAACAAATTAA
- a CDS encoding 16S rRNA (uracil(1498)-N(3))-methyltransferase codes for MHVFYTPDIQKNNELPEEEAQHCTRVLRLGIGDEITLTDGKGNFYKAEITVATNKRCFVTIKETIFQEPLWPCHLHIAMAPTKNMDRNEWFAEKATEIGFDELTFLNCRFSERKVIKTERIEKILISAIKQSLKARLPKLNEMIEFDQFIRQEFKGQKFIAHCYEGEKPLLKNVLKPGEDALVLVGPEGDFSEEEVKKAIEQGFIPISLGKSRLRTETAALVACHTLNLQNQ; via the coding sequence ATGCACGTATTTTATACTCCCGATATACAGAAAAACAACGAACTTCCCGAAGAGGAAGCACAACACTGTACCCGTGTTCTGCGATTAGGCATCGGAGATGAAATCACTCTTACCGACGGTAAGGGTAACTTCTACAAAGCTGAAATTACTGTTGCGACCAACAAACGTTGTTTCGTAACGATCAAAGAAACTATTTTTCAGGAACCGTTATGGCCGTGCCATTTGCACATCGCCATGGCACCGACAAAAAATATGGACCGTAACGAATGGTTTGCAGAGAAAGCTACCGAAATCGGATTTGACGAACTGACTTTCCTCAACTGCCGTTTCTCGGAACGTAAAGTCATCAAGACCGAACGTATTGAAAAGATTCTCATTTCAGCAATCAAACAATCTCTCAAGGCACGACTGCCTAAATTGAACGAAATGATCGAATTCGATCAGTTCATCAGACAGGAGTTCAAAGGACAGAAGTTTATCGCCCACTGTTACGAAGGTGAGAAACCTTTATTGAAGAATGTCCTAAAACCCGGAGAAGACGCCCTTGTCCTAGTGGGACCTGAAGGAGATTTCAGCGAAGAAGAAGTGAAAAAAGCCATCGAACAGGGATTTATTCCGATCAGTTTGGGCAAATCACGACTCCGTACAGAAACAGCCGCACTAGTGGCCTGCCATACGTTGAATCTACAAAATCAATAA
- a CDS encoding DUF4836 family protein: MAKKTISRLSVLAVLIVFLAACSKTSEYTNVIPADASVVASINLKSLASKAGLDDKENEAAKQKVLEALKSGMNAATFQQLEKVMKNPGESGIDVASPFYVFSSSSFPYPTVVGKVNNEDDLHASLDVMAKEQICQPVGEADGYSFTTMNGGLLAFNNSTVLVVNVSGTTQTDKAKEAITNLLKQTADNSIVKSGAFQKMEKQKSDINFLASMEAIPATYRNQISMGLPTEVKAEDITLVGGLNFEKGKIALKTENYTENEAVKALIKKQMESFGKANNTFVKYFPSSTLMFFNVGVKGEGLYNLLSENKEFRNTVSIAKADEVKELFGSFNGDISAGLINVTMNSAPTFMMYADVKNGNALETIYKNKQSLGMKRGEDIIQLGKDEYVYKTKGMNIFFGIKDKQMYATNDELLYKNVGKAADKSIKDAPYTSDMKGKTIFVAINAEAILDLPVVKMVAGFGGQEVKTYIELANKVSYLSMSSEGEISEIDLCLKDKDVNALKQIVDFAKQFAGM; encoded by the coding sequence ATGGCAAAGAAAACGATTTCACGACTCTCGGTACTGGCAGTACTGATTGTTTTTCTGGCAGCATGTTCCAAAACATCGGAATATACCAATGTGATACCGGCTGACGCTTCGGTAGTTGCCTCTATCAACCTCAAATCCCTTGCTAGCAAAGCGGGATTGGATGACAAAGAGAATGAAGCTGCAAAACAAAAAGTACTGGAAGCACTGAAAAGCGGAATGAATGCCGCTACCTTCCAACAACTGGAAAAGGTCATGAAGAATCCGGGTGAATCGGGAATCGATGTAGCATCTCCATTCTATGTATTCTCTTCCTCTTCTTTCCCTTACCCCACTGTTGTAGGTAAAGTGAACAATGAGGACGACCTTCATGCTTCACTCGATGTCATGGCCAAAGAACAAATCTGCCAGCCGGTAGGCGAAGCTGACGGTTACAGTTTTACAACGATGAACGGTGGTTTGCTCGCTTTCAATAATTCTACTGTACTGGTTGTTAATGTAAGCGGAACGACTCAAACTGACAAAGCCAAAGAAGCCATCACTAATCTGTTGAAACAGACGGCAGATAACAGCATTGTAAAATCCGGAGCTTTCCAAAAAATGGAAAAGCAGAAAAGTGATATTAACTTCCTTGCTTCTATGGAAGCTATTCCTGCAACCTACCGCAACCAGATAAGCATGGGGTTACCAACCGAGGTGAAAGCAGAGGACATCACTCTTGTAGGAGGACTGAATTTTGAGAAAGGCAAGATTGCCCTCAAAACAGAAAACTATACTGAAAACGAAGCCGTGAAAGCTCTTATAAAAAAACAAATGGAGTCATTTGGAAAAGCAAACAACACTTTCGTTAAATACTTCCCGTCTTCCACACTGATGTTCTTCAATGTAGGTGTGAAAGGAGAAGGGCTTTATAATTTGTTGAGCGAGAATAAAGAATTCCGCAATACAGTATCTATTGCCAAAGCAGACGAAGTAAAAGAGTTGTTCGGCTCATTCAATGGTGATATTTCTGCCGGGTTAATCAACGTAACGATGAACAGTGCTCCTACTTTCATGATGTATGCTGACGTTAAAAACGGTAATGCCCTCGAAACAATTTATAAGAACAAGCAGTCATTGGGAATGAAAAGAGGGGAAGATATCATTCAACTTGGCAAGGACGAATATGTCTACAAAACAAAAGGTATGAATATATTCTTCGGTATCAAGGATAAACAAATGTATGCTACCAACGATGAGTTACTCTACAAGAACGTAGGTAAAGCTGCCGACAAATCGATAAAAGACGCTCCATACACATCGGATATGAAGGGAAAAACCATCTTTGTAGCAATCAACGCTGAAGCAATACTGGACTTGCCTGTTGTTAAAATGGTAGCAGGTTTCGGAGGACAGGAAGTTAAAACATATATTGAGTTAGCCAATAAGGTTTCTTATCTGTCGATGAGTTCAGAAGGAGAAATCAGCGAGATCGACCTTTGCCTGAAAGATAAAGACGTCAACGCTCTCAAACAAATCGTAGACTTTGCCAAGCAATTTGCCGGCATGTAA
- a CDS encoding 3'-5' exonuclease, with translation MIVRRTIDKDELKELPKTVFPGRIYVIQSEAETEKAVAYLQSRSVIGIDSETRPSFTKGQSHKVALLQISSEECCFLFRLNMTGLTQPLVDLLENPAVIKVGLSLKDDFMMLHKRAPFTQQSCIELQDYVRQFGIQDKSLQKIYAILFKEKISKSQRLSNWEADVLSDGQKQYAATDAWACLNIYNLLQELKQTGDWEIAALPPASKEREEVTTDPISNQQS, from the coding sequence ATGATTGTAAGAAGAACCATAGACAAAGATGAACTAAAAGAACTCCCGAAAACTGTTTTTCCGGGACGTATTTATGTTATCCAGTCGGAAGCTGAAACGGAAAAAGCAGTAGCTTACCTCCAATCCAGATCTGTGATAGGCATTGACAGTGAAACGCGTCCTTCCTTTACCAAAGGACAATCGCACAAAGTAGCACTCCTCCAGATTTCTTCTGAAGAATGTTGTTTCCTATTCCGGCTCAATATGACGGGATTGACCCAGCCATTGGTTGATTTATTAGAAAACCCGGCTGTAATCAAAGTGGGACTTTCACTGAAAGATGACTTTATGATGCTGCACAAACGCGCACCTTTTACTCAACAAAGCTGTATCGAATTACAGGACTACGTGCGCCAATTCGGCATACAGGACAAAAGTCTGCAAAAGATTTATGCTATCTTATTCAAAGAAAAAATATCCAAATCACAGCGCTTGTCCAATTGGGAAGCTGATGTATTGAGCGACGGACAGAAACAATATGCCGCCACGGATGCATGGGCTTGCCTCAACATCTATAATCTGTTGCAAGAGCTGAAACAGACAGGAGATTGGGAAATAGCTGCCCTCCCGCCTGCTTCCAAGGAAAGGGAAGAAGTCACTACCGACCCTATAAGCAACCAGCAGTCATAG
- a CDS encoding ATP-binding cassette domain-containing protein, with the protein MNSIHLQQTLPQVFADRNSVTSDVWHQDLIFRKEEMYLIEAASGTGKSSLCSYIYGYRNDYQGIINFDETNIKAYSVKQWVDLRKHSLSMLFQDLRIFTELTALENVQLKNNLTGCKKKKEILSFFERLGIADKINVKAGKLSFGQQQRVAFIRALCQPFDFLFLDEPISHLDDDNSRIMGELIIAEAKAQGAGVIATSIGKHIELPYNHILQL; encoded by the coding sequence ATGAATAGTATTCACCTGCAGCAAACACTTCCCCAAGTGTTTGCTGACCGTAATTCGGTGACTTCGGATGTATGGCATCAGGATCTTATCTTCCGGAAAGAAGAAATGTATCTGATTGAAGCTGCTTCCGGCACCGGCAAATCTTCGTTGTGCAGCTATATCTACGGTTATCGCAACGACTATCAGGGGATTATTAATTTCGATGAAACCAATATCAAAGCATACTCCGTGAAGCAATGGGTCGACCTAAGAAAGCATTCACTAAGTATGCTTTTTCAAGATTTACGCATCTTCACAGAACTGACCGCTCTTGAAAATGTGCAATTGAAGAATAACCTTACCGGATGCAAAAAGAAAAAAGAAATCTTATCATTCTTCGAGCGACTGGGTATCGCAGATAAAATTAATGTAAAAGCCGGCAAGCTATCTTTCGGACAGCAGCAACGTGTCGCCTTTATCCGGGCACTCTGCCAGCCGTTCGATTTTTTATTTCTGGACGAACCGATCAGCCACCTGGATGATGATAACAGCCGCATCATGGGCGAACTTATCATTGCCGAGGCAAAGGCGCAAGGGGCAGGAGTAATCGCAACCTCCATCGGTAAACATATCGAATTGCCTTATAACCATATACTTCAACTGTAA
- a CDS encoding TonB-dependent receptor plug domain-containing protein, producing MKNKTTFSIHRGLTAFFFGILFCFAPLSGQNVQDTIIAYFNLLEKVPQEKLYLHLDKPFYGAGEKIWFKGYLVNSVTHQDNTQSNFIITELVNRSDSIVERKKIRRDSLGFHNAFTLPPTLPAGDYYLRGYSNWMLNQEPEFFYSRNLKIGNSIDNTIVSNIEYQQEDESHYTAKIKFTSNTQEAFENTAIRYRYIENGKIKDKGKRKTDENGMISISLPDLKPIATRHIEVEFDDPQYIYKRTFYLPSFTKDFDVKFFPEGGALLTVAHQNIAFKAQGSDGFSTEIEGFLFDAKGDTLTAFRSEHDGMGVFTLNPIAGNSYYVIAKSSDGITKRFDLPAAEEKGITLSMTHYKKEIRYEIQKTEATQWPQKLFLIAHTRGKLAILQPVSANRTFGKMNDSLFNAGITHFMLIDQQGNALSERLVFVPDRNPHQWQILADKPTYGKREKVSLQISAKDDNGTPVEGSFSVSITDRRSIQSDSLADNIISNLLLTSDLKGYVENPGYYVLQQDLRTLRTIDFLMMTHGWRRHHIRNVLTSPSLNLTNYIEKGQTISGRIKGFFGGNVKQGPICILAPKRNIVITTTTNDKGEFIANTSFRDSTTFLVQARTKRGFAGVDIVIDTPPYPVASHKSPFYDGTTTFMEDYLLNTRDQYYMEGGMRVYNLKEVVVTGNRKKASSESIYTGGINTYTIEGERLEGFGAQTAFDAVSRLPGVSVTNGNEIHIRNNPEQPVIVIDDVVYEDDNDILTMIQTSDMSSLSLLRGADAAILGSRGSAGAIVITLKDGKDLPARPAQGIITCTPLGYSDSVEFYQPTYDTPEKKNDQRSDLRSTIYWNPSLQLDADGKATIEYYTPDSTAPEDIIIEGVDKNGKVCRTIQTINKK from the coding sequence ATGAAAAACAAAACTACATTTTCTATCCATAGAGGCTTAACAGCTTTCTTTTTCGGAATACTGTTCTGTTTTGCCCCATTGTCGGGACAAAACGTACAAGATACCATTATTGCGTATTTTAATCTACTGGAAAAAGTTCCACAAGAGAAGCTGTACTTACATCTGGACAAGCCATTTTATGGGGCAGGAGAAAAAATATGGTTTAAGGGATATCTGGTAAACTCTGTTACCCATCAAGACAATACGCAAAGTAACTTCATCATTACGGAGCTTGTCAACCGTTCCGACTCTATCGTAGAACGCAAGAAGATTCGTAGAGATTCACTGGGTTTTCATAACGCTTTCACGCTCCCTCCCACTCTCCCGGCAGGTGATTATTATTTGCGGGGATATAGCAACTGGATGCTTAATCAGGAACCGGAATTCTTTTATTCACGTAATCTGAAAATCGGTAATTCGATTGACAACACGATTGTTTCAAACATTGAGTATCAGCAAGAAGACGAATCACATTATACAGCCAAGATAAAATTTACCAGCAATACCCAAGAGGCTTTCGAAAATACCGCCATCCGCTACCGCTACATTGAAAATGGGAAGATTAAAGACAAAGGTAAAAGAAAGACAGACGAGAATGGGATGATTTCTATTTCCCTGCCGGATCTGAAGCCTATTGCCACGCGCCACATTGAAGTAGAATTTGACGACCCTCAATATATTTATAAGAGAACTTTCTATCTGCCTTCATTTACAAAAGACTTTGATGTTAAGTTCTTCCCGGAAGGTGGAGCTCTCTTGACCGTTGCTCATCAGAATATTGCTTTCAAGGCTCAAGGATCGGATGGTTTTTCCACAGAAATAGAAGGATTTCTGTTCGATGCAAAAGGAGACACCTTAACTGCTTTTCGCTCGGAGCATGATGGTATGGGAGTTTTCACCTTGAATCCGATTGCAGGGAATTCCTATTATGTGATTGCCAAATCTAGTGACGGCATTACCAAGCGATTTGATCTTCCGGCCGCAGAAGAAAAAGGAATCACTCTTTCCATGACGCATTACAAAAAGGAAATACGCTACGAAATCCAAAAAACAGAAGCTACCCAGTGGCCTCAAAAGTTATTCTTGATTGCACACACTCGTGGGAAGCTGGCAATCCTGCAACCAGTCAGTGCCAACAGAACTTTTGGAAAAATGAATGACAGTTTATTCAACGCAGGTATCACCCATTTTATGTTAATTGACCAACAGGGAAACGCACTTAGTGAACGTTTAGTTTTCGTACCCGACCGGAATCCACATCAATGGCAAATTCTTGCGGATAAGCCGACATACGGGAAAAGAGAAAAGGTTTCCTTGCAAATTTCAGCAAAGGATGATAATGGAACTCCGGTAGAAGGTAGTTTCTCCGTCAGCATTACAGACAGAAGAAGCATACAATCGGACTCGCTTGCAGATAATATCATATCCAATCTTCTACTAACTTCAGATTTGAAAGGATATGTAGAAAATCCGGGGTATTATGTTCTTCAGCAAGACCTGCGTACTCTCCGCACGATAGACTTCTTGATGATGACGCACGGATGGCGAAGACACCATATCCGGAATGTACTGACTTCGCCTTCATTAAACCTTACCAACTATATAGAAAAGGGACAAACTATCAGCGGACGTATCAAGGGATTCTTTGGAGGCAATGTAAAACAAGGTCCTATTTGTATTTTGGCCCCAAAAAGAAACATCGTTATCACTACTACCACAAATGACAAGGGAGAATTTATCGCCAATACCTCTTTCAGAGATAGTACGACTTTCCTGGTTCAGGCACGCACCAAAAGAGGATTCGCCGGAGTGGATATTGTGATTGATACTCCTCCATATCCGGTTGCCTCACACAAGTCTCCTTTCTATGACGGAACCACCACTTTCATGGAAGATTATTTGCTTAATACCCGCGACCAGTATTATATGGAAGGCGGGATGAGAGTATACAACCTGAAAGAGGTGGTGGTTACAGGAAATCGCAAGAAAGCCAGCTCGGAAAGTATTTATACAGGAGGAATAAACACCTACACTATCGAAGGAGAAAGGCTTGAAGGATTCGGGGCACAAACAGCCTTTGATGCAGTCAGCAGGCTTCCAGGGGTCAGTGTGACAAACGGAAACGAAATACATATCCGCAACAATCCCGAACAACCCGTCATCGTCATTGATGATGTTGTCTATGAAGACGACAACGACATATTGACCATGATTCAAACCAGTGACATGTCCAGTTTGAGCCTTCTTCGCGGTGCTGACGCAGCGATATTAGGTTCCCGAGGTTCAGCAGGTGCTATTGTCATCACACTGAAAGACGGCAAGGATCTTCCGGCAAGACCGGCACAGGGCATTATCACATGTACTCCATTGGGATATAGCGATTCAGTAGAGTTCTATCAACCGACTTATGATACTCCCGAGAAAAAGAACGATCAACGCTCGGATTTACGAAGCACTATCTACTGGAATCCATCCTTACAACTAGATGCAGACGGAAAAGCAACTATAGAATATTATACTCCGGACAGCACTGCACCGGAGGATATTATCATAGAAGGTGTGGATAAAAACGGAAAGGTATGCCGGACGATACAAACGATCAACAAAAAATAA
- a CDS encoding bifunctional nuclease family protein, whose product MDKKVELQVINITNSQAQVGAFAMLLGEVDGERQLPIIIGPAEAQATALYLKGVKTPRPLTHDLFITSLTILGTSLIRVLIYKAKDGIFYSYIYLKKDEEIIRIDARTSDAVALAVRADCPILIYESILEQECLHISSEARTRSEETDNDKEAEEEHDLPGATSRTLEEALEQAIKDENYELAARIRDQINSRNKNQ is encoded by the coding sequence ATGGACAAAAAGGTAGAATTACAAGTTATAAATATCACGAACAGCCAGGCGCAAGTAGGCGCGTTTGCTATGCTATTAGGCGAAGTGGACGGTGAACGGCAACTGCCTATCATCATCGGTCCCGCGGAAGCCCAGGCTACCGCTTTATACCTGAAGGGAGTAAAAACTCCCCGCCCGTTGACACATGATCTGTTTATAACAAGCCTCACCATATTGGGTACCAGTCTGATACGTGTATTAATTTACAAAGCAAAGGATGGTATTTTCTACTCCTATATTTACCTTAAAAAAGACGAAGAGATTATACGTATCGATGCACGGACTTCAGACGCTGTTGCGTTGGCTGTGCGTGCCGACTGCCCGATCCTTATTTATGAATCGATTCTTGAACAAGAATGTCTTCACATATCGTCGGAAGCAAGAACCCGTTCTGAAGAAACGGACAACGACAAAGAGGCTGAAGAAGAACATGATTTGCCTGGTGCTACTTCCAGAACACTTGAGGAAGCACTGGAACAGGCTATCAAAGATGAGAATTATGAATTAGCCGCCCGGATACGTGACCAAATCAATTCAAGAAATAAAAATCAGTAA
- a CDS encoding class I SAM-dependent rRNA methyltransferase has protein sequence MHKVYLKPGKEDSLKRFHPWIFSGAIARFDGEPDEGEVVEVYTSKKEFIAEGHFQIGSIAVRVLSFHQEPIDHDFWKRKLEIAYDMRRSIGIATNPTNNTYRLVHGEGDNLPGLVIDVYAKTAVMQAHSAGMHVDRMTIAEALSEVMGDKIENIYYKSETTLPFKADLFPENGFLKGGSSNNIAQEYGLQFHVDWLKGQKTGFFVDQRENRSLLERYAKDRSVLNMFCYTGGFSFYAMRGGAKLVHSVDSSAKAIDLTNKNVELNFPGDSRHEAFAEDAFKYLDRMGDQYDLIILDPPAFAKHKDALRNALQGYRKLNAKAFEKIKPGGILFTFSCSQVVSKDNFRTAVFTAAAMSGRSVRILHQLTQPADHPVNIYHPEGEYLKGLVLYVE, from the coding sequence ATGCATAAAGTATATCTCAAACCCGGTAAAGAAGATTCTCTTAAGAGATTCCACCCCTGGATTTTTTCCGGTGCTATCGCTCGTTTTGACGGAGAGCCCGATGAAGGTGAAGTTGTAGAAGTATACACCTCAAAAAAAGAATTTATTGCCGAAGGACATTTCCAAATCGGAAGTATTGCTGTGCGCGTACTGTCTTTCCATCAGGAACCTATCGATCACGATTTTTGGAAACGTAAACTGGAAATTGCATACGATATGCGTCGCAGTATCGGCATCGCCACCAATCCGACCAACAATACTTACCGGCTCGTTCATGGTGAAGGAGACAATCTCCCCGGACTGGTTATTGACGTTTATGCCAAAACTGCAGTTATGCAGGCACACTCTGCAGGAATGCACGTAGACCGCATGACAATTGCCGAAGCTTTATCCGAAGTAATGGGCGACAAGATCGAGAATATCTATTATAAATCAGAAACAACTCTTCCTTTTAAAGCAGATCTTTTCCCCGAAAACGGTTTTCTGAAAGGAGGAAGCAGTAATAATATCGCGCAAGAATATGGCTTACAGTTCCATGTAGACTGGCTGAAAGGTCAAAAAACCGGATTTTTCGTAGACCAGCGCGAAAATCGTTCTTTACTGGAACGTTATGCCAAAGACCGTTCGGTACTGAATATGTTCTGCTATACCGGCGGATTCTCATTCTATGCCATGCGCGGAGGCGCAAAGCTCGTCCACTCTGTCGACAGCTCTGCCAAAGCGATTGATCTGACTAATAAAAATGTAGAACTGAACTTCCCCGGTGATTCCCGCCACGAAGCTTTTGCCGAAGACGCTTTCAAATATCTCGACCGCATGGGCGACCAGTATGATTTAATCATTCTCGACCCGCCCGCATTTGCCAAACACAAAGACGCCCTGCGGAATGCTTTGCAAGGTTATCGCAAACTGAACGCCAAAGCATTTGAGAAAATCAAACCGGGCGGCATCCTGTTTACCTTCTCTTGTTCGCAAGTAGTAAGCAAAGACAATTTCCGTACTGCCGTATTTACCGCAGCAGCTATGTCAGGACGCAGTGTGCGCATTCTGCACCAACTGACTCAGCCTGCCGACCATCCGGTAAACATCTATCATCCCGAAGGAGAATACCTGAAAGGACTGGTACTCTATGTAGAATAA